From Pedobacter aquae:
CCGTTATCTGTTAATGGGTGTTTTAATAAGCCCATGATAGAAGATAAAGGTCCTGTCATTACATCAGCGCCAATTTTAGCACACTCTACAATATGTACAGAGTTTCTGATAGATGCAGCTAAAATTTCTGTTTCGTATCCGTAATTATCAAAAATTAAACGGATATCCTCAATTAAACCGAAGCTATCTGCACCAATATCATCTAAACGACCTAAGAAAGGAGATACATAACTTGCACCTGCTTTAGCAGCTAAAAGTGCTTGTCCGGCAGAGAAAATTAAAGTACAATTGGTTCTAATTCCTTTGCTGCTGAAGTATTTTAAAGCTTTAATACCATCTTTAATCATAGGGATTTTTACTACAATTTTAGGGTTTAAAGCAGCTAAAGCTTCACCTTCTTTTACCATACCTTCAAAATCTGTAGAAATTACTTCCGCACTTACGTTATCGTCTACTAAATCGCAAATAGCTCTGTAGTGGTTTAAAACGTTTTCTTCTCCGGTAATACCTTCTTTAGCCATTAAACTTGGGTTGGTAGTTACGCCATCTAATACACCTAAATCTTGTGCTTCTTTAATTTGTGCAAGGTTTGCGGTATCTATGAAAAATTTCATGTTGTTTAAAATTGAAAAATGTGAATATGTATATGGTTAATTTTTTGATTAAATATTATTGATGTATCAATATTGATGCAAATCTATTAAAATAATCCTTTTTTAATCATTTAAATCGATTGTTTTAACAGAAAATAACAGAAAAATTAGAAATGGGTAGAAATAAAGAAAGAAAAAAAGTGGGCTAGCACCTTCTATCGCACCGCTACAACCTCTTACCCTTGCTGCGTTCCCACCCTGGGGGAGTTCAGAAGGAGCTGGTCGTAGAAGACTAACCCGGCACAAAGGTATAATTTTTATGCGTTTTAAAGCAAATTTTCTTGTTTTATAAACAAGTGACTGATTATCAAAAAGAAAATTATTTTTTCTTCCTCTTTTTAAGTGGTTCTTGGGCTGCTTCTTTCAATAAACTCTTCCAATCATGAGGGTTATCTTCAGAAATAGCCAAAGTTTCTTCATATTCTGTATGGCGTATTTCCATTGTTTTAATAGGATTGGTTAAGTAAGTTTCTATTTCGGCAAGTATCGTTTTTTCTTCTTCACTACAAAATGAAATAGCTTTACCCCTGCTTACCCCTCTACCTGTACGCCCAATTCTATGAACATAATTTTCTGCTACATCAGGCAAATCGTAATTAATAACATAGTCTACACCTTTAACATCAATCCCTCTAGAACTTACATCAGTAGCTATTAACACCTTTATTTTTCCTATTCTAAAATCATCTAAAACATCAAATCTATCTTGTTGCTCTTTGTCGCCATGTATGGTTGCCGTTGCAATAGCCACCCTTTCCATAGCTTTTGCCACACGCTCTGCCCTAACTTTGGTTCTTACAAAAACCATCATTTTCGTTTCCGGATGTTCCTTTATTAACCTTTCTAAAAAGAACCTTTTATCATCCATTTCAACATAAATAACCGCATGGTCTACATTTTTAGAAACAGGGTCTTTAGGCGATAATTGAATCCTTACCGGCTTACTTACCAAAGCATAAGCTAAATCTTTAATGGTTTCATTAATGGTAGCAGAAAAAAACATGGTTTGTCTTCTTCTAGGTAAAAAGGTAATGAGTTTTTGTATATCGGCATAAAAACCTTTCGCCAGCATATGATCAGCCTCGTCTAAAACCAAATAGTCTATTTTTTTCAGGTTAAGGATACTTTTATGTACCAAATCCATAATACGGCCAGGCGTAGCAATTAAAATATCAACGCCAGCTTTTATTTCTTGAAGTTGAGGGTCTATATCTACACCACCAATTATAGCGGCAGTTTTAATGCTTGTATATTTAGCTAATTCAATAAACACATCTTGTATTTGTAAAGCTAGTTCTCTGGTTGGCACCATCACTACAGCCTTTACATGTTGTTCTTGCTGGTAGCGTTTCTTCTCTTGCAACATGCTAATTAAGGGTATGGCAAAAGCGGCAGTTTTTCCTGTTCCGGTTTGTGCTATAGCTAAAATATCTTGTCCAGATAAGATTTGAGGTATAGATTTGAATTGTATATCCGTAGGTTTTTTGAAACCTAATTCTTCTAAGCTTCTTTTTAACTCTGGTGAAATATGGTATTTATTGAATTTCATGCTGTCCAAAGGTAGCAATCTTTAAACTAATTGATTATTTTTAGCTACGTGAAAAATATAATCCTACTAATCTTTATTGTTTGCATTAAAAGTACTTATGCCCAAAAAGTAGGATTAGTTTTTAGTGGTGGTGGCGCTAAGGGTCTAGCTCATATTGGTGTTTTAAAAGCTTTAGAAGAAAATAATATCCCGATAGATTATATTACCGGGACATCTATGGGTGCTGTAGTTGGCGCTATGTACGCTGCCGGATATTCGCCAGAAGAAATAGAATATATAGCTTTAAGCGATGAATTTCAGAATTGGGTAAGTGGTAAATACAGTAGCAATTACAGCTTTTTTTATCAGAAAAAACCAGAAAATCCCTCTTTTTTTACTGCTAAAATTCAAATTGATTCTGGTTTTAATTTAAAACTACGCTCTAACCTTATCAATGATATTCCTTTAAACTTTGCTTTGATAGAACTGCTATCTCAGGCATCTGCCAATGCGAAAGATAACTTTGATAACTTATTTATCCCTTACCGTTGCATGGTTTCTGATGTGCTTTCGCAAGAAATGATTGCACTTAAAAAAGGAAATCTCGCGGAAGCTGTAAGAGGTAGTATGACAGTTCCTTTGGTTTATCGTCCAATAAAAATAGATGGTAAATATGTTTTTGATGGCGGTTTGTACAATAATTTCCCGGTTGATGTAATGAAGAAAGATTTTAACCCCGATGTGATTATTGGTGCTAATGTATCTTCAAAAAACTTTACAGATTACCCCAAAGACAATGATGATAAATTGATGAACCGTTTATTGGTTTACCTCTTTTTAAGTAAAACAGATTCTAGTGCAATTGGTAAAAACGGCATTTATATAGAGCCAGAAATGGCCAATTTTAGCGCAACTAATTTTAAACCTGTTAAAGCCATTATACAAGCTGGGTATTTACAAACACTAGCTAATATGGAAGAAATTAAGGCTAAAATTACTCAAAGAACATCATCAGAAGAACTTATTGCCAAACGTAAAGCTTTTACCAATAAAAACCCCTACTTAACTTTCAACCAAGTAAATGTTTATGGGGTAAATTCTAAAAAGCGCTCTTACATTAAAAACACCTTTAATTATGATAATAAGCAGCTATCGCTTTTAGAAATTAAAGAAGGTTATTATAAGCTTTTAGGCGATGATAATTTTGAAACCGTTTACCCAAGCTTAAAATTTAAACCAGAAACAAACAATTACGAATTTGATGTTCAGGTACAATCTGAAACCAATTTTAAGGTTGATTTAGGTGGTAATATTTCTAACAGACCCATCAGTAATATTTATTTGGGTTTGCAATACAACTACTTAAATAAACGGGCTTATACTTTTAATAGTAATTTTTATTCAGGCCGATTTTACCAATCGGCACAAAGCGCCATAAGGGTTGATTTTCCTTTTAAAACTCCAGTCTTTTTAGAAACCGAGTTTGTGTATAACAATTGGGATTATTTTAGCTCGGGCGAGTTATTTGCCATTAACAACCGCCCACCAGCTTTCATCAAACAATCTGATAAAAGAGCGGGCTTGAAATTTGGCATCCCCATAAGGAATAATACGATGTTAACTTTACAGGGAGCTTATTTTCATAACCGAGATAATTACAGCCCTACGGATAATTTTAACGTTGGTGATGTCTTAGATCAATCAACTTTTGATGGCTTTTTATCTTCTATCAGATACACCAAAAACAAACTTAATTATAAGCAATACGCTAATACAGGCTCATATTTAAGCTATGGTTTATCTTATTATGCCGGTACAGAAAACTATAACCCCGGCAATATTTTACGAAACACCCCCGAATTTAGCCTCATCACTTCATCTGCCAATAACAGACAATGGTTTAAATTTGATGTTAAAGCAGAGAAGTTTTACCGCATATCGCCACATTACCATTTAGCTTATGTTACTGATAATGTTTACTCTAACCGACCAACCTTTACCACTTTCAAAAGTAATTTATTAAGCACAGCTGCATTTTATCCTCTACAAGACTCTCGTTCTATATTTCTAGATAATTTAAGAGCCGATAAATATTTGAGTTTAGGAATGAAGCATATCTTTTTATTAAAAAGAAACTTAGATTTGCGCTTTGAAGGATATGTTTTTCAACCTTTTAACGAGGTTAATTTGAAAGGCTTACAACAAACAAAATTTGGGACTCTTTTTTCAGACAGACACCTCATAGGTGCAAGTTCTGTGGTGTATCATAGTCCGGTTGGGCCAATTGCATTAAATTTAAACTATTATCAAAATCAACCTCGTCCGTTTGGGATTTTATTCCATATTGGATATTTACTTTACAACAAAAGAGCTATAGAATGATAAAAAAAAATACCCTATTTCTTTTCTTATTATTTGGTATAACAAGGGCTTTTTCACAAACGCCAGAGAACTTCACCATCAAAAACTTCATCATTAAAGAAAGCTTTTTAAAAGCTGATAAAATAGCTGTTATAGTTACAGATTCCCTTAAAAACCCAAGAACATCTATCAACGGAACTTATAAATTTGACATTAACGGTTTTAGTAAAGATTTGATTTTTCAGGATGGTGTAGCTAATTGCGATATGCCTATAGAAAAATCTACTTTCATGTACATTAAACATGAAAACGATGAAACTGATGTTTCTAATTTGTATTACATCTATAAATCAAGCGAAAGCTTAACCCCTATGAGTATAAGTTGGTATTTTTTATTAGCCATACCTATTGGTTTAATCTTGCTAGGCTATATGTTTAGAAAATTAATAGGCTTAATGGTTTTTATCTTGATGGCTTATATCTACTTTAATTACAGTAAAGGTTTATCTATCGGTACTTTTGTAGAAAGTATTTTTGATGGCTTAAAAAACCTGTTTTAGGTGTTAGAAAGGCATCCCTATACCAAACTGAATTTGTGTAGTTGAAAACCTATCGGGATTGTTGGTGATGGCGTATCTGGCCTTTAAATCTTTCTTAGCTTCTCTATCAAAATAATATTGAGTTATCCATTGGTCTGAGCCTCTAAACTGTGGGTCTTTAACTTTAAAACCAGCATCTAACCTAAACACAAAGAAAGAAACATCAAAACGCAAACCTACACCTGTTCCTATTGCCATTTGCTGCCATAATTTATCGAGTTTTATTTGTGCGCCCTCAAAGCCATTATCTCTCAGTTGCCAAATATTTCCAAAATCAACAAATGTGGCACCTTTTACTTTTGTACCAAAGAAATTATCTAGAATTTTAAAACGATACTCTAAATTTCCTTCAAACTTTAAATCTCCTAATTGGTCAATATTTCTTAAATTTAAACGTGTAGAATCACTCTCTAAAGAGCTTCTGTTATAATTACCCGGACCTAAAGTACGAGCCTGCCAACCTCTAATGCCGCTAGAACCACCTGCAAAAAACTGCTTATCGAAAGGTAAAGCCTTTACATTACCATAAGAATAGCCAATACCAGGGTTTAACCTCACTACAAACTGTTTGTCTTGACCAAGATATCGGTAAAATCTAATATCGGTTTCTAGTTTAGCAAATTGGTAATATGGCACACCTAATAAGGTTTTTTGTCCTCTACTATTGTCTTTACCTATAAGCTGTGCCGCCAAAGCAGCGGTATTACCACCAACTTCAACTATTCCGTTAAAAAAGGTAAAATTACTAAGGGTTGATAGTTTGGCTAGATTTAATGTATAGTTATAAATAGAACTTGATACCAATTGCGAGCGTAAAGTATTTAAGAAAAACGCATACCCTCTATTAATTAAATCTTGTTCAACAACAGGGTCTATCATACCCAAAGCATATTGAACATTTATGGGGGTTAAAGAGTGTAACTTGTATTTAGTTTCTAACCAATCGTGGGTAAAATTGGCACCCACTGCCCTTCTTAAGTACCTATCTTTTAACTCGTATATCTGAAAACTTGCTCCTAATCTTGTTCTTGGTATACCACTATAACCAATAAAAGGCAGGTTAAAAGGCGTTACCAATCTAGGGAAAGTTAAACTTGCTCCTACTTGGTAATCTCTACTTAAAAGTCTGTCGTTTAAACCGCCTGTAAGATTTTTATCAAACTGTAAACCGCCCCTTAATTTAATCTCTAAAATTTCTGCTCCACCAAAAATATTTCTGTTTTGATAAGTTAAGCCCAAGTTGGCTCCGGTAATGCTAGAGTTAAAGGTATAATCTCCATCTATTCGGTTTGATTTCTTTTTTAATGGAATGATATCAATTAAGCCTATTAATTCGGTAGAATTTGGTCTTTTTCTAAAATCAATAGATACGCTTTTAAACACATTAAGCTCAAATAAGCGTTGGTTGGTCAATTCTACATTTTCTATAGAATATTGCTCTCCTTTATTTAAGAAAATATAAGGAGCTACTTTTTTAGCCTTAAAAAATCTTGAATAATCATAAAAACGATATTGAGAGTCTATTACAGCGGTATCTCTTTCTGCACCTTGTTTTATAATACCCGTACTAGGCTGTATCCTGATATAAGTATTGGCTATAGAATATTGCTGATGCGGTATAGAATCTGGATTTAAAATCTCTATAGTAACGTTACCCTGACTATTATTTAGGTTAGTATCTATTTCTGCTCTTACATACTGCCTGATAAAATCATAATAACCATTTTTTTTCATCAGGGTATAAATCTGATCTCTCTCATAAGCGATACTATCTTCATCTAACCTTTCGCCAGGTGTTATACGGGTAAATTTACCTCTGGTAGATAAATAAAGGTCTTTAATTTCTTGATCTTTAATATCGAAGCTTACATCTTTGAATTTAAAAGACGGACCTTGAGTTGCTGTGAAACTAATGCTAGCTCTTTTTTTCTTTACCTCGATAGCGCTCTCAACTTTAGCATTTAAAAAGCCTTTGGTGTTTAAGAATTTCTGAATTTGCCCTCTTGATACTTCTACCAAAGAACTATCTAAAATATGCGGTGCCTCGCCCAAATTTTTCTTCCCTTTTTTATTAAAAGTATTGTAAACCCATAAATTAAAGGGAGAGTTAGGTCTAATATCTAAAGAAACATAAGATTCTGCCTGTTCTTCAAATACCTTATCTACCCCATTGATGCTAAGCTTTGTAATTAAGGCTTCATTTTCTTTTAATCTTTTAGTAGACCTACAAGCACCTAAAATTAAAGTGAAAAGAAGTAATATTGTAACAGGATAAATAATATATGCTTTCAAAATCTCAAATAAGTTTTATCAAATCCTTACACCAAAAAAATACCGTAAAGAAAGCGGCCTTTTTTTGGTTGAAGGTATGAAATCTATAACTGAATTTTTAAACTCTCAGTATAGTGTCCAAAGTATTTATTGTTTGGCTGCTCATATTCCAAAATTGCCTAAATTATCTCAAAAACAAAAAGTTTTTGAGGTGAGTGAACAAGATTTAATTAAAATAAGCACTTTAAAAACACCTCAAGAGGCTTTAGCAATTTTAGAAATCCCTAAAGAAGATGATTTTACTAGGCTAAAAGCTAAAGAAGAACTTGTTTTTGTACTAGATGGCGTACAAGACCCAGGAAATTTAGGTACAATTATTAGAACTTTAGATTGGTTTGGTTTTGGTAAAATCATTTGTTCACCAGATACTGTAGAAGTTTATAACCCCAAAGTAGTACAAGCTACTATGGGTTCTTTAGCAAGGGTGAAAGTAGCTTACGCAGATTTAAAAGAACTTTTAAGCGAAGAAAAATTACCAATTTATGGAACTTTATTAGATGGCAAAAATATTTTTGAAGTGAAATGGCCCTCTTCTGGATATGTTGTTTTAGGAAGCGAGGGAAATGGTATCTCTAAGGAAATCAAAGCTTTAGTAACAGAAGCTGTTACCATACCAGGAGCCGGACATACAGAATCTTTAAATGTTGCCATTTCTGCGGCTATTTGCTGTACAGAAATAAAGAGAATTAATTACATTAAAAATTGACTTGTATTAAAATTTTACTATTTTTGCAGTCCTTAAAAGAAAAGGTCGAGTGGCCGAGTGGCTAGGCAGAGGTCTGCAAAACCTTGTACAGCGGTTCGAATCCGCTCTCGACCTCGTTTAAAGTTTTATATATATAAAAAAGTCATGGCAGTAACGCGTTTAAAAAGAAAAGACAGAAGAAATAAGACCGTTTCACGTCTTGAAGTTCAGTTTCTTAAGAATGCTTCTAACATTGAAGTAGGAAGTCGTTCTAAAGAAGGAAGAAGTCAAGTTGTAAAAAATAATGAAGTATTAGCTTCATTAAACGCATCTAAATAATTCGATAGAATTAATCTTCTAAGATTTAACCTATATATCGGCCGGTATATAGGTTTTTTTATGGATTTTTTTTAAGGGATGATTGATTGAGAAAAATCAATCGTTATCATTTAATAATTGAGAAACTTGCTCTTTCAATAATATTAAGTCTTTAGTAATTATTCCCCAAATAATCATGTTATCAACATTATCATAAGCATGTATTACCCAGTTTCTAAGGCTAATAATTCTTTTTGCGTTAGAGATATTAATAGAATTATCAATTTTAAGAATTCTGTTTGTTGCTTCTCCAATAATCTCTAATTCTCTTTCAATCGCTCTACGAAGTAATTTATTTGATTCATATTTATTGAAATGGATCAAGCGTAAAAGTTGGGGAGGAGACATTAAGCGTATATTTTAGGGATCAAGCGTAAAAGTTGGGGAGGAGACATTAAGCGTATATTTTAGCTAGTCTAAAGAGGAAGAACTTCACATTTCTTACGCCTCTGAACTGCGATCGGAAAGCTTTTATCTTGGCATTGAAAGATTCTGCGGATGCATTTGTGCTTCTGTTATCAAAATAGTTCAATATGGTTTCATAATTGTTCTGAATGGTTCTAGCTATGGTATTGAAGGGTTTATAACCTAGTTTTTCTATCTTATTATACCATATTGCCAACTTTTTGAAAGCTATTCTTCTGTCTTTTGAACGGCTAAATATAGAGGACAACTCCTGGGAGATTTCATAGGCTTTCTGTAAATCTGGATATCGTTTAAACAACAGTTCTGCTCTATGATTTTGGGACGATGTCCAATTCACCTCTTTCTTAAACAGTAAATACCTGCTCCTTGCCAATAATTGCTTTAAGGTATCTCCATTTTCTAATAATTCTGGAATCCAAGGCTTCTTTATTTCTTTAGCAAGATCCATTTCCTTGTTTTCCTGTTCAATAGCATCCCATCTATGTTTTATCCTGATTTCCTGAACAGCTTCGCTGGCTAGCTGTTGCACATGGAATCTATCGGAGACAAGCTTTGCTTTTGGAAAGCTCCTTCGTACGATCTTAGCCATGGTGGGAGCTAGATCAAGAGTGACCTCTTTTACCTTTTTTCTCGCCCATTCTTTTATACGGCACAGAACTTTTATAACCGTTTCACTTTCTGTGCCTTTTACAATAGCAACCAAAGCACCTTTTTTGCCTTTTGCTGCTTTATTGGTAACAATGGTATATAGTTCCCCTTGTGAAAGGCTGGTCTCATCAATAGATAGATATTCACCAAGGTTGTCTGGAAAAAGCAACCAGTCCTGAGCATGTTCAGCTTGATCCCAACTCATAAAGTCACTCAAATGGCTTACATACTGTTCTTGCAGTCGTTTACCCTCAACTCCAAAGAATCTTCCAAGTGTTTTACAGCTTATTGGGCTTGAATCCAAATAGTCTCTCAAAAAAAAAGGCAAACTCCTGAGTCATTTTTGTCCCTTCTGCTACCAAATTCCAATCTCTAAATACGATTTCTCCTGTCTCTACGATCATCCATTTCCGCCTTTTAAGCTTTAAAAAACAAGGTTTTCCGCGTAAGGGAAAGTCTCTGACAGAAATCTCTTCGAAAAAACCCTTAGAAATTAACTTTTGAGCGGTGAACTCTTTGGGTTGTATATTCCTTTCTTTAAGATAGATGTAATAAGAATCCGATACAGTCTCTACTTTGTCCAGTTCAAAGTATTCGCTAAGACCTTCGGGTAAGATTAATGATAGTAAGGTAGAATCCAAAACATTGATTTTCTACAAAAATAATCAAATCTGTAATCCTCCCCAACTTTTACGCTTGATCCATTGAAATCTCTATCTTCCCCCAAATACTCTTCAATAGAATTAATTGAATTTAGGATATCAAACAAATACATATCAACTTTATGCTGCATATAATAGATGTTTTGTCTTCTCTACACTTTCAATAAAGTAGGGGTTTGAAAGAGACCTATCAGTTAGTAAATCTACCTTTCTTTCAAACAATTTTTCTAGTTTTTCATGCAAGTCGAAATAGTTGTCGGTATATTTTTCTATTGGGATTTGCTTAAAGGAAATCAAAATATCAATATCACTAAACTCATTAAATTCCGAGGTAATGGCAGAACCAAAAATATGCATTGTCTTTACATCAAACTTCTCGCAAAGCTGATTAATTTGCGTTTTATGATTTTCTATAAAGCTTAACATTTTGTTTTTATTTCAAATATAGTCATTCACAATTCAATCACCTTACCAATCCCTTCAAAATACGCTTTACTAAACCAGGTCCTTCATAAACAAAACCTGTATAAACTTGTACCAAGCTTGCACCAGCTTCTAATTTTTCTTTGGCGTCTTTAGAGCTATGTATACCCCCCACTCCAATAATAGGAAAAGCTTTATTAGATTTTTCTGATAAATATCTAATTACCTCGGTAGATCTTTTCCCTACCGGCTTACCACTTACACCACCCATTTCATTTTTTAAAGATGCTGGTGCTTGTAAACCATCTCTAGAAATGGTGGTATTGGTAGCTATAATACCCGCAATTTTTGTTTCTTGGACAATTTCTATGATATCATCTAACTGAGAATCTGTTAAATCAGGAGCTATTTTTAATAGTATAGGTTTAGAAAGGCCATCCTTAAGATTTCTTTGCTGTAAAGTATTTAGAATATGCTTTAAAGGTTCTTTTTCTTGTAATGCTCTCAAATTTGGTGTATTGGGAGAACTTACATTCACCACAAAATAATCAACCACATTAAACAGTCTATCAAAACATTTGATATAATCGTTTACGGCTTCTTCATTGGGTGTGTTTTTATTTTTGCCAATATTACCACCTATGATTAAGCCATTGCGTTTAACGCTTTCTAATTTTCTGGCTAAAACATCAACACCTTTATTGTTAAAACCCATTCTATTGATTAAGGCTGCATCTTCTTGCAGTCTAAACATTCTAGGTTTATCATTACCCGGCTGTGGCAAAGGTGTTACCGTACCTACCTCAATAAAACCAAAACCAAAATTTGCAAGCTCTTCTATGTACTCACCATTTTTATCAAAACCTGCGGCCAAACCAACCGGATTTTTAAATTTCAAGCCAAAAAGTTCTCTTTCTAAACTAGGATGATCAAAACCATAAACTTTTTTAAGTAAAGCTGCTAAGCCCCAAATTTTTTGAGCATTTTTTAAACTTCCGGTAACGAAATAGTGAATTTTCTCTGGGTCGAATTGAAAAAATAACGGTTTAATAAGTTTGTACATGCTAGCAAATCTACAAATTTTTAAATCCTAATACGAAGTGAACCTTTGTATAAAGCAAAAATCTTAAAACAAAAAAGGATTGCCTACTTGATGTAAAACAATCCTTTTCCTTGAATTAAGCAAGCGAGAATTATTCAGCGCTAGCTTCTTCATTAATAGAGTTTTCTGCAAGTTCTGTCAGTAAAACATCTGTTTCTTTCTCTTCGTTTAAAGTTTCTTCTAACAAAGCTTGTGCTTCTGTAAAACCAAGTGTTCCGGCTAGAGATCTTAAAGTGCCATAAGTAGCTATTTCATAATGCTCTACTTTCTGAGCTGCTGCAATT
This genomic window contains:
- the fsa gene encoding fructose-6-phosphate aldolase: MKFFIDTANLAQIKEAQDLGVLDGVTTNPSLMAKEGITGEENVLNHYRAICDLVDDNVSAEVISTDFEGMVKEGEALAALNPKIVVKIPMIKDGIKALKYFSSKGIRTNCTLIFSAGQALLAAKAGASYVSPFLGRLDDIGADSFGLIEDIRLIFDNYGYETEILAASIRNSVHIVECAKIGADVMTGPLSSIMGLLKHPLTDNGLAQFLADHAKAAGK
- a CDS encoding DEAD/DEAH box helicase, whose translation is MKFNKYHISPELKRSLEELGFKKPTDIQFKSIPQILSGQDILAIAQTGTGKTAAFAIPLISMLQEKKRYQQEQHVKAVVMVPTRELALQIQDVFIELAKYTSIKTAAIIGGVDIDPQLQEIKAGVDILIATPGRIMDLVHKSILNLKKIDYLVLDEADHMLAKGFYADIQKLITFLPRRRQTMFFSATINETIKDLAYALVSKPVRIQLSPKDPVSKNVDHAVIYVEMDDKRFFLERLIKEHPETKMMVFVRTKVRAERVAKAMERVAIATATIHGDKEQQDRFDVLDDFRIGKIKVLIATDVSSRGIDVKGVDYVINYDLPDVAENYVHRIGRTGRGVSRGKAISFCSEEEKTILAEIETYLTNPIKTMEIRHTEYEETLAISEDNPHDWKSLLKEAAQEPLKKRKKK
- a CDS encoding patatin-like phospholipase family protein gives rise to the protein MKNIILLIFIVCIKSTYAQKVGLVFSGGGAKGLAHIGVLKALEENNIPIDYITGTSMGAVVGAMYAAGYSPEEIEYIALSDEFQNWVSGKYSSNYSFFYQKKPENPSFFTAKIQIDSGFNLKLRSNLINDIPLNFALIELLSQASANAKDNFDNLFIPYRCMVSDVLSQEMIALKKGNLAEAVRGSMTVPLVYRPIKIDGKYVFDGGLYNNFPVDVMKKDFNPDVIIGANVSSKNFTDYPKDNDDKLMNRLLVYLFLSKTDSSAIGKNGIYIEPEMANFSATNFKPVKAIIQAGYLQTLANMEEIKAKITQRTSSEELIAKRKAFTNKNPYLTFNQVNVYGVNSKKRSYIKNTFNYDNKQLSLLEIKEGYYKLLGDDNFETVYPSLKFKPETNNYEFDVQVQSETNFKVDLGGNISNRPISNIYLGLQYNYLNKRAYTFNSNFYSGRFYQSAQSAIRVDFPFKTPVFLETEFVYNNWDYFSSGELFAINNRPPAFIKQSDKRAGLKFGIPIRNNTMLTLQGAYFHNRDNYSPTDNFNVGDVLDQSTFDGFLSSIRYTKNKLNYKQYANTGSYLSYGLSYYAGTENYNPGNILRNTPEFSLITSSANNRQWFKFDVKAEKFYRISPHYHLAYVTDNVYSNRPTFTTFKSNLLSTAAFYPLQDSRSIFLDNLRADKYLSLGMKHIFLLKRNLDLRFEGYVFQPFNEVNLKGLQQTKFGTLFSDRHLIGASSVVYHSPVGPIALNLNYYQNQPRPFGILFHIGYLLYNKRAIE
- the tamL gene encoding translocation and assembly module lipoprotein TamL; this encodes MKAYIIYPVTILLLFTLILGACRSTKRLKENEALITKLSINGVDKVFEEQAESYVSLDIRPNSPFNLWVYNTFNKKGKKNLGEAPHILDSSLVEVSRGQIQKFLNTKGFLNAKVESAIEVKKKRASISFTATQGPSFKFKDVSFDIKDQEIKDLYLSTRGKFTRITPGERLDEDSIAYERDQIYTLMKKNGYYDFIRQYVRAEIDTNLNNSQGNVTIEILNPDSIPHQQYSIANTYIRIQPSTGIIKQGAERDTAVIDSQYRFYDYSRFFKAKKVAPYIFLNKGEQYSIENVELTNQRLFELNVFKSVSIDFRKRPNSTELIGLIDIIPLKKKSNRIDGDYTFNSSITGANLGLTYQNRNIFGGAEILEIKLRGGLQFDKNLTGGLNDRLLSRDYQVGASLTFPRLVTPFNLPFIGYSGIPRTRLGASFQIYELKDRYLRRAVGANFTHDWLETKYKLHSLTPINVQYALGMIDPVVEQDLINRGYAFFLNTLRSQLVSSSIYNYTLNLAKLSTLSNFTFFNGIVEVGGNTAALAAQLIGKDNSRGQKTLLGVPYYQFAKLETDIRFYRYLGQDKQFVVRLNPGIGYSYGNVKALPFDKQFFAGGSSGIRGWQARTLGPGNYNRSSLESDSTRLNLRNIDQLGDLKFEGNLEYRFKILDNFFGTKVKGATFVDFGNIWQLRDNGFEGAQIKLDKLWQQMAIGTGVGLRFDVSFFVFRLDAGFKVKDPQFRGSDQWITQYYFDREAKKDLKARYAITNNPDRFSTTQIQFGIGMPF
- a CDS encoding RNA methyltransferase encodes the protein MKSITEFLNSQYSVQSIYCLAAHIPKLPKLSQKQKVFEVSEQDLIKISTLKTPQEALAILEIPKEDDFTRLKAKEELVFVLDGVQDPGNLGTIIRTLDWFGFGKIICSPDTVEVYNPKVVQATMGSLARVKVAYADLKELLSEEKLPIYGTLLDGKNIFEVKWPSSGYVVLGSEGNGISKEIKALVTEAVTIPGAGHTESLNVAISAAICCTEIKRINYIKN
- a CDS encoding HepT-like ribonuclease domain-containing protein, whose translation is MSPPQLLRLIHFNKYESNKLLRRAIERELEIIGEATNRILKIDNSINISNAKRIISLRNWVIHAYDNVDNMIIWGIITKDLILLKEQVSQLLNDND
- a CDS encoding ISAon1 family transposase; this encodes MPFFLRDYLDSSPISCKTLGRFFGVEGKRLQEQYVSHLSDFMSWDQAEHAQDWLLFPDNLGEYLSIDETSLSQGELYTIVTNKAAKGKKGALVAIVKGTESETVIKVLCRIKEWARKKVKEVTLDLAPTMAKIVRRSFPKAKLVSDRFHVQQLASEAVQEIRIKHRWDAIEQENKEMDLAKEIKKPWIPELLENGDTLKQLLARSRYLLFKKEVNWTSSQNHRAELLFKRYPDLQKAYEISQELSSIFSRSKDRRIAFKKLAIWYNKIEKLGYKPFNTIARTIQNNYETILNYFDNRSTNASAESFNAKIKAFRSQFRGVRNVKFFLFRLAKIYA
- a CDS encoding ISAon1 family transposase N-terminal region protein; the protein is MDSTLLSLILPEGLSEYFELDKVETVSDSYYIYLKERNIQPKEFTAQKLISKGFFEEISVRDFPLRGKPCFLKLKRRKWMIVETGEIVFRDWNLVAEGTKMTQEFAFFFERLFGFKPNKL
- a CDS encoding nucleotidyltransferase family protein is translated as MLSFIENHKTQINQLCEKFDVKTMHIFGSAITSEFNEFSDIDILISFKQIPIEKYTDNYFDLHEKLEKLFERKVDLLTDRSLSNPYFIESVEKTKHLLYAA